The Macrobrachium nipponense isolate FS-2020 chromosome 13, ASM1510439v2, whole genome shotgun sequence genome has a window encoding:
- the LOC135225269 gene encoding uncharacterized protein LOC135225269, which produces MASAMEVKENFEARLRTIVEGKGKNTRLFLLEKVKDIISRLSKDLESDAITTIDYNNYRSRYEILKLVTGRPRHPQSQGAVERLNGVIQDKLEIWMRENNSKKWSIGLKFVQWQVNISKHETTKHTPFKATFGEEPSVGVSSTNLPESVLDGICYEDLDKFFSEDGNYGEREDDESRKREQQLEDEEVPEQPESEKGLKCIEERVNAIEAIRENVDISQAQSASKMIRRGMRMQESLQVEDNATLRIPDVDRGPSDPKNLLVVVLSKENDMYRLGCKEGTLNSCFTRADLDKIGEKLLKVADVPDIHVTLRAAVTRSTGGQGYQKCNCKLDCISLRCSCSRKKMKCNSRCHPSNSCKNV; this is translated from the exons ATGGCTTCAGCGatggaagtaaaagaaaatttcgAGGCAAGGTTACGGACCATCGTTGAAGGAAAAGGGAAGAACACAAGACTGTTCTTGCTTGAAAAAGTGAAAGATATTATATCAAGGTTATCAAAGGATCTAGAAAGTGATGCTATCACCACTATTGATTATAATAACTATCGTTCAAGATATGAGATTCTTAAG CTAGTGACAGGTCGGCCAAGGCATCCCCAAAGCCAAGGAGCAGTGGAGCGACTCAATGGTGTAATCCAGGATAAATTGGAGATATGGATGCGAGAGAATAATTCTAAGAAATGGAGTATTGGCTTAAAATTTGTTCAGTGGCAAGTAAATATCTCGAAGCATGAGACAACGAAACATACACCATTTAAGGCCACCTTTGGAGAAGAACCGTCAGTTGGTGTTTCTTCAACAAATCTTCCTGAATCAGTTTTGGATGGCATATGCTACGAAGATCTTGACAAG TTCTTCAGCGAGGACGGTAATTATGGCGAAAGGGAAGACGATGAAAGTAGGAAAAGAGAACAGCAACTTGAAGATGAAGAGGTTCCAGAGCAACCTGAAAGTGAAAAGGGGTTGAAGTGTATTGAAGAAAGGGTTAATGCCATCGAAGCTATACGGGAAAATGTCGACATTAGTCAGGCTCAATCCGCATCAAAGATGATCCGTAGGGGTATGAGGATGCAGGAATCACTGCAGGTAGAAGACAACGCTACTCTAAGAATTCCAGACGTTGATCGGGGTCCTTCAGACCCTAAAAACTTACTAGTAGTTGTGCTGTCCAAGGAAAATGACATGTATCGTTTAGGGTGCAAAGAAGGCACCTTAAATTCTTGCTTTACTAGAGCTGATTTAGATAAAATTGGTGAAAAACTACTTAAAGTGGCTGATGTACCAGACATCCACGTTACTCTCAGAGCTGCGGTAACTCGATCCACTGGTGGCCAAGGTTACCAGAAATGTAACTGCAAATTAGATTGTATTTCTCTAAGATGTAGCTGCAGTAGAAAGAAAATGAAGTGTAACTCTAGGTGCCATCCTAGCAACAGCTGTAAgaatgtttag